The genomic interval AGATATAATAAATATATTATATCTCAAGTCCGCCTGTGTAAAACGGGAAGAAGCTCGTTGACGATATACGGGCAAGTGAGAATCAGATGTACCCGGGAATAGCGGTGTTTACAACAATGCGCCATTAACAAAACACAATAGGACTCCGTTAGGAGTCCCCGTGTTTGTAGCGCAGGTTTCACCCCCCGGAACGGCGTTCTAATCCCGGACGTCAACCCGGGAATAGCGGTGTTTACAACAATGCGCCATTAACAAAACACAATAGGACTCCGTTAGGAGTCCCCGTGTTTGTAGCGCAGGTTTCACCCCCCGGAACGGCGTTCTAATCCCGGACGTCAACCCGGGAATCGCGGTGTTTACAATAATGCGCCATTAACAAAACACAATAGGACTCCGTTAGGAGTCCCCGTGTTTGTAGCGCGGGGCGCAGCCCCGGGGATGTTTGTAGCCCCGGGGGGGGCAATTTATTTCGTTGCATCCAGCACCAGGATCCCCCAGAAGAAAAGATCTGGCGGCAGCGAATCCCAGTTGTTATAAGCATGCCCCGCGTCAGACTTGTAATGAAGTATATAAGTCCCCGCCGGCAATGTGATCACCTGGTCTACTTTCTGATTCTTGGCTGCTCCTCCGGCATGCGTAGCAGCCTGTCCCTGCATCTGCCACACGGTTTTACCACTGTGATCTGTGATCCATCCGTAATCACACCAGGAGCTGCCATCACCTGAACAGTTTTCTCCCACTCCATAGATCCGTAACCTCGTTGGCCGCGACAAAGTAAATGGCCGGGAAAGTTCCCGGTTGATCCCAGCTTCTCCTATTCCGGCAACCAGTTTACCTGTGGGCAGGCCGGGGCCATTCACCGGATTGTTCTTTCTATACAGGCCGTATAAACTGCGAGCCTTCAGACTGTCACCGTTGAAAAGGGCCATGGTCGCCCCATCGATGAGCTCTTTATTGTACAGGTCATGCGGCGGCTGTTCGCCATTCAGGATGAAACAATGATAAAATAGTTGTGCTACCGGCGACATGAACAGGTCTCCATCACCCAGCTGAAAAGGCTGACTGAGTTTATCTGTATTGCAGGTAACAGCCAATGTCAGTCTCAGTGCCGGCACTTTAAGGAAAAGGGCTGATTCTCCCGGCGTCTGTCCATAGTGCCAGTAAAAGTCCATTCCCCGGTATTGCTGCACAAACCAACCAAATCCATAAGGCGTCAACACACCATTTCGCGTACGGTTGGGCGTAAATACCTGCTGTTGCAATGCCGGCGTAATAAACAGGTTGCTGTCAATAGCATCTGAATATTTCAGCAGATCGCCGGCGGTAGTGACCAGTCCTCCGAAAGCGCCAAACTCACCGGGATATTCCATGCGTACAACTTCTCCTGCAGCCGTCACATTGTAAGGCACTGCCAGACGGTTGAAGGCCGTATCGAAATAGGGTACCATTTCCGGATGGCTTTTCCTGTATTCATAAAACTGGTGCAGAGATATGAATGGCGCTGAAGAAGTCATTTTCAGGGGAATGAGGATCTGCTCCATCAGCAGGCGATAAAACGGCATACCAGCTGCTTTCTCCATTACAGGCCCGAGCAGTCCGAAGCGGTAACCGTTATACCGGAATGCCATTCCTGGTGTTCCCTCAGAAGTATGGGTCAGCAAGTGCCTGACGGTGATATTGGGATTGCCCAGGTCCAGGCCATATTTGCTGATCGGGTCATCCAGGTTCAATTTTCCCTTCGCTACCAGTTGCATGATCAGTGTAGACGTGAAGGTCTTTGTTACCGAAGCAACACGGAAAGATGTCTGCGCGCTTACGGGTACCTGCTCCTTCAGATCCGCGAATCCAAATCCCTGTTTTAACAGGATATTCTTATCCTGTTTTATGGCTACGGCCATGCCGGGTATTTTCAACTGCGTCCGGATGGAATCCAGTCCTGCGGCAAAGCGCACTACGCGTATATCCTGGGCCGCTACAAGGTTCGTACAGGCGCTCAGGATAACTATATACCAGTATTTCATTGAATTGATATTAAGAAGGCAATTGATCAATTGGTCTTGATGTCCCTCACTGACAATACAACACCTCTTTCTGAAAGAGCATACATATCAGCAATGAAGGTAGGCATTTTATACCGGGAATTTCCGGAACAACAAGCTGCTTAACTGGTTGATGATCCAGGCCGCTGTATGTATTACAACGTGCGTCAGATCAGTAAAATAATCCAACGCTATAAATTTTATTAGCCATGATCCGTATCCGCAATAAGCATGAACAGTACATCCCTTGATGATATAATAGCTGTTCCAGATTTTCCCGTTTAGATAAAACAAATTCCGGATGCGAGTTGAGCCGCGCATTTACTATGATAATTTTGCTGAAATTTTAGTGAACAACATGACATATTCAGCCAGGATTGCGATTTTTGGATTCCTTTTTTGCCTTCTTTCATTCACTGTAGCAGCACAACAAACGATTATCAAAGGCGCAGTGCGGTCCGGGCAAGGTCCGCTCAGGTATGCCACCGTTCAGATCACAGGCACACCTGTTGCCGCTTACACAGATAAAGCAGGAACATATAGCATTGAAACAAATCAACAGGGTACATTGACATTGACGGTTACAATGCCAGGTTATACCTCCCAGTCCCGGATCATACAGGCAGGCGGAGAACAGACGGCCGACTGGCAACTGGTCCCTTCACTACGGGAGCTGGGCGAGGTGATAGTGTCCGCCAGTCGCAGACCGGAAACACTGGACAATATTCCTTTGTCGGTGACAGTATTAAACCATAAAACACTGGAAGACAATCTTGCCGTTACCACTGATATTACACAGATACTGGCCAACGAAGTACCTGGCCTGGCGCCTTCCAGCCAGACAAACAGCAACGTGGGACAGTCTTTCCGCGGAAGATCGGTTCTTATCATGGTGGACGGTATTCCGCAGTCCACACCTTTGCGCAACGGTGAGGTAGACCTCCGTTCTATCGATCCGGGAGTACTTGAACGCATAGACGTGATAAAGGGAGCAACTGCTATCTATGGCAATGGCGCCACTGGTGGCCTGATCAACTATATCACGCTGACGCCGAAAGATGAAACGCCTGTTGCCGGACGGACCTCCATGAACCTCACCGGTTCTCTTGCGGGACTGAAAGGTAGCGTTGGCGGTCGCCTCGGACAGCTGTTACACGGCAAACTGGGTAAATTTGATTATGCCGTTAATGGCGTGTACGAGCGTACCGGAGAATGGAAAGACGCCAAGGGCAAACTGCTGGGACCTAATTACAGCCTGGGTGAAACAGACAGCTATAATGCATTCGTAAAACTGGGATTCACGCCGGCCCGCCTGCAGCGCATCCAGCTGATGTACAATTACTATAACAGTCAGCAGAACTCCAATTATACCCTGGTAAATGGCGATTACCTGAAAGGACAGGCAGCTACAGGCGTATTAGGTAAACAGGCGGGTAAACCTACCGGCATCAATGGCAACCATAACCTGCAGCTCTCCTGGCGGGCCGATAGTCTCATTGGAGGAACCAGTCTGCAAACAGACGCCTACTACGAGTCCCGCGATGACGTGTTCTATGTTTCCTTCGGGCGCTTCGAGGGTGGCGACGGACAATCACATACATTATCAAAGAAAAAAGGCTTCCGTTTTATGTTCAGCTCACCGCTGGGGCGTACAGGAACGTTATCCTACGGTACAGACATCGTGAACGACATCACCTCGCAACCACTGGTAGATGGCCGCGTATGGGTGCCGGAAATGAATATGTTCAACGTAGCTCCTTTTGCAGAAACACAATGGACACTGCTGGATGATCTGATCCTGAAAGGCGGTATCCGTGTAGAAAAAGTAAAAATTGGCGTGGACGACTATACTACCTTAAGAATCACCAATGCCAGCGGCGCAACGGTTACACCTAGTTTCGACGTAAAAGGCGGCGATCTGAAATATACCTCTACCCTCTTCAATGCCGGCATCCGTTATAACCGTTTCCCCCTGTTCTCACCCTATGCCAGCTTCTCACAGGGGTTCTCTGTATCTGACATAGGACTGGCATTGCGTGATGCGAAAGTGAATGATATCAAAAGGATCAATACTGAGGCAGTACTTGTCAATAACTATGAACTGGGCTTTGTGAGCAAACTGCGTCAATTCCGTTTTGAACTGACAGGCTTCATCAGCACTTCCAAGCTCGGTTCGGAAATGGTGTATGATGCCGCTACAGACCTATTCAATGTGAGCAGGACGCCGGAGCGTGTCTATGGTTTTGAAGCATCCGCACAATATCATCCACTGGCAAACCTGGACCTGAGCGCATCCTTCAGCTATGTAGAAGGCAAGGCTGATACCGGCCGCACAGGCAACTACAATGTCTACCTCAACAACCGGCGTATATCAGCCCCCAAAATCGGCGGTAGTATCCAATACAGACCACTGAGCACATTGGAAGTACAGCTGCATTATTCCGGTATCATGAAACGGGATCGTTTTGACAAGCTGTCGAGCGGCTTATACAAGGGTAATGAAGGTATTGTGAAAGCATACAACCTGTTTAACCTGAATGCCCGTTACCGCGCTACCCGTAGCACAGTACTGACGCTGGGCATCGAGAACCTCTTCAATGCAGATTATTTCCCTGCAAGATCGCAGTGGTTTATGATACCCGGTTTCTATTCCAAAGGTAAAGGGGCCGCGTTTAATATCGGGATAGCTGTAAGCTATTAATTAATCACTTCCATTAAGTGGCTTATGATACCCCGTTTCTACCCGAAAGGCAAGAGGGCCGCGTTTAATATCGGGATAGCCGTAAGCTACTAATTAACCATTTCCATTAACAGGACATAGCTTTTCATAAAACAGAAGTACCAGAAATAATGGAGACTCTCATGTTCTTAAACAATGGTAAGCCCCATCATAGATCCGTGTATAAAACAGTAGGTGTATCAGAAGTCTGATACACCTGCTGTTTTATACACGGATCTATCCGTTCTTCTCAGGGCAATTCCAATCCTGCATCCCGGGCCATCTGCTCATGCTCCATTCCTTTTGCTTCATCTTTTACCTCGTCATTAAACAGATAGAGACGGCGTAGTTCCAGGTGCGCATCTACTGCCCCTAATTCAACGGCCTTCGTGTACCAGTGAATGGCTTTCCGTGCATCGGGTTCAACACCCCAGCCGCCCTGGTATAATCTTCCCAGGTTATAGGCACAGTTCTCGTCGTTATACTTAACTCCGGCTTTATAAGCATCCATTGCATTTTTATAGTCGCCACTACGCTCGCACAGGACGCCTGCGTAGTTATGGCATTCGTAGCCCATCCTGCTGGCATAGGTAAAATGCTGCAGGGCTTTACTATCGTCCTGCTCCACGTGCTCCCCATTATAATAAAGCATCCCCAGGTTGTAGTGGGCATGGGGAATATGTTTGGCGGCCGACTGTTCATACAGTTCCACCGCTTTGCTAATGTCTGGTGTTGTGCCCACACCATTCAGATAACAATTGGCCAGCCCGTTTGCTGCATGAGGTGAACCGGCTGCTGTTCCGCGCTGGTACCACTCAAATGCAAGTGTGTCGTCAATGTAGCCGTCGGCAGTTTCGTAGAGATAACCCAGATCATTCATAGCGCCGCCATCACCTTTTGCAGCCGCCAGCCTGTAATAGCGTATGGCCTCTTCATATTGCTGTTTTTCCAGGGCGTCAAAGCCCTTTTGATAAAGCATATCCGGTGGCAGGTCTTCACCAGCAAGTGTCGTGAGCAGTTGCAGTTCCTTGTTGTTGTACAGGTGGCGCATGTTTTGCGCCAGCCTTTCAGCAATACCAGCCGTGGACAATTGCTGAACATTTCCCAAATGATCTATACAGAAAGCGGCATCTGTATTAAGCGCCAGGGTATCCCAGCCGCCCTCGTTGTTCCAGCAAACATTGGTGGTAATCTTTTGATAGATAGCAGGTATCAGTGCTTTATCTGCCAGGTATAGCCCTTCTTTTTTAGCTTGTGTTATTATAAACGCCTTGTCGGCCAGGTAGGTGATGCGGCTATATTCCGCTTCAAGGATCCAGCCTTTGGATGCAGCATACATGCCATATTTGCCATTATGCTTTACAATCACGACATCGTCATGTGCGGCAGAGATATCCTGGTAAATGAAGGGTAGCAGCGTACGACCATCTGTAGCCACCAGGCCGCTTCGCTGCATTTTCCCGTCATTATGAAATTGCGAGACAGCTAAAAGATGTGCATCGTTCAGGGTTCCTGCCCATGCCACCTTATCAATACTGTCATCACCTATCCTTGTAAACGCAGGTGTATAAAAATGCCTTGCACCGGAAGTATGATATGCAGACAGCAGTGGAATTTCCCCCGCATATACCAGTTCTATATCCGCCCTGAATGTGTAGGGGAGCTTTAACGTTAATGAGGTGTCGATCACGCCATAATTACCCTTATTTGCCACCGCATATAGCTGTGGTACTTCTGAAATAAGCTGCAGATCGTCATAACCGGTTACAGGCTCAGGCATGCCCGGTTGTACCAGGAATTGCTTTTTGCCCGTTTCGACTATCGCATAACCGTTGAAAGTATCGAACGCATCGTCGTATTTTAGTTCGGTAACAGGTTGACCGCTACGGTCCACATATCCGTACTTTCCATCACGCTTTACCACCGTAAAGGATTCCCCTTCCGGGAAGATAAACACTTCATCGTACAGCGCAGGAACAAGGATGTTGCCCTGGCTGTCTTTTAGTCCCATCAGGCCATTCTCCTTAAAGGGAATATCCTTCTCTTCGTCTTCGAAGTATCCTGAGCGGATCACATTCCAGCCATATCCGTATGCACTGTTACTGAAGAACTGGCGGAAGGATTTAAGCTGATAAGGGTTATCCAGCACGTCCGGACATTCATTCAGGAGACCAGGATCATTGGCGCTGATGGCTGCCTGTATACAGGCATTCGTATCCTGTATAAGCGCCAATAACTCTTCTGCCTGTTCCTGGTGCGGGGCATCATCCATATTAAATACATCCCAGGCATCGAGATGAAAGCTGTTAAACCGGACTTTGGTGTCCAGGAACCGGAAGATCTTTTCCTTTTGCTCCCGGAATTCTGCCGGATTGTCCGTCAGCTGGTCTGCATGCTGGTCAATGAATGAATAGAATGCCTTCAATGCTGCTATTCCGGGGGCAGCATCCGCATAGATACCGCCACTGTCTCCGTTATAGAGGGGCGGCGCCAGGAAAGGGGCTCCTGTAAACAATGGATGCAAAAAGAAGGGAAATTCATATCCCCATTCCATCATCATCAATGTTTCATCGTTGTTGTTACCGATAGCAGGTAAAATTGCGGACAGGATATTTCCTTCTTTGGGTTCAGCCGGGGTACGGTTTTCCGTATTGTTAAAATTGTACAGATAGATACGGTGCGACATAGTTTAAGTCCTTTCTGTTGGTATTCCTTCTTGATAATTTTGCTACTCAAAATTGTTCCGAAGGTAAAGGCTATGTTGCAGAAATACAAGTATCATTAAACGGAGTCCGGATTAACAGGGTGCATAAATTCGCCATGGCCGCATTTGGGACACCTATCTGACTCATTCAATCCACTATCGTTCCCGCAATGAAGGCATACATTTTTATCGTTCACATACTTTACATGTTTCTTCACAAATTCCTCGTCTTCTTCCGGCAATACAGACAGTCCAGGCTTGGGGTTTTTGCTGTTAATAAGCGTAAACGTTCCATTTGCCTCGAAGTACAACCTGCTAACCTGCCCCAGATGCTTTATACCTTCCGAGCGTAGCTGCGCAAATAAGCGTTCCCTGGAAATGCGGGTAGACGCCATCTCTTTTATATTCATTGTACCGTCGGCCACCAATACGCCCAGGTCCCCCTGGGACTTTCGCTCAAACCGCTCGCTTTTTGTAGCCAGCTTCGCTATCATCCTTTGTCCGAATATAACGATGATAGCCACAATAAGCGCCGGCAGCAATCCCCTGTCGGGCGCCTGGATAGGAATACCGATGGCTGCGGCCAGTGATGACATCGCCACCATTTCATTCCGGCTTAATTGCGAAGCCATTCTTTTCCCCATCATTCGCATGGAGAAGACCAGGAGTAAAAAAACGAAAAGTACTCTCAATATGATCTCAACAAAAAACAGTGTCGGCACATTACCGAACAGGATGCGCATCCAGTCATCGATCCAGATTTCATACGACTTCATAGCCTGAATTTTTATATCACTGCGCTATCCCATTTCTGAGCGCCGCAATTTTTACACTTTGTGTCTTTCTCCTTCACTTCTTCGGTAGCCCCACAATGCTGGCAGGCATACACGTTTTCTGCCACCTTGTGTTGATAGTCATGTACGCCTTTATCAGCCGAAGGGAATAGTGAGAGCCCGGCTTTGGGTTTTGCTGCTTTGAAAATGCTGAACATTCCACATGCTTCCAGGTATATACGGTCTACTTCTCCCAGGTTATAGATCTTTTTCTGCCGTAATAAACTATACAATTGCGCCCGCGATACCCGCGTCTTACTCATCTCTTCCAACTGAAGCAGTCCTTCCTTCACAAGGATCGACATGTTGCCGAAGGTCAGTTCTTCTATCTTCTTATTTTTCACGCCCCACCAGCTTAAATCGCGATGGAAAAGGAAAACCAGGAATAAAATAAAAATCCCCAGGAGAATGCCTCTGTCAGGCGCCTGCATCGGCGGAGCTACAATAGCGCCAAGCATGATAGTGATGGAAAGATCTATAGTGGTCAGCTGCCCCGACATCCGTTTACCAAGCAATCTGATGATCAGCAGCAGGAAAAAGTAAATAATAATGGTTCTGCCAAATACTTCCAGCATGTATTCGGCGGGGGCTTCACCAAAGACAATGCGTTTCAGGTCTGTAATTTTAATGGTTGCCTTATCCATACAACAGGTATTTGCAATAAAAACTGCTCAAAAACCATGCATGCCCTAATAGCCGTGAACGCCTGTACAGGCTGAATCTTCCGGATCTGGATCTGTAAACGTGTGACTCACTCAAAAGATTACGCTGAAGCAGTTCAAACCTGGGGCGAAGCATACACATCGTATGCCGTATATTGCCCGCGTCATCCACTACGCTTAGCCACCCAATCAGCGGATGATCGCCAGAATCCCCTGCGTTCTCTTCGCTGCCAGAGAATGGGAAAAATAACGGCAAATAAAGCGGCACCCCACAGTACCGGAATATTAACGGTGAGCAATAAATGCCGGAATTTGAAAAGCGCCGGTATCAGAAAGGTGGGATATAACATCAGTGAATTATAAAAGTCAGCAACTGCAATGCTGGCGAACAGGCAGTCCAGTATCTTTTATCATTACTGGCAAAGGCCGCTCTGTAAGGGCCCCGGACGAACGGGGATCTGGTTGTTGTGGAATGGAGATCATAGTCGTTGCAGGAGTTTAGCTTTGTCATATAGCCTTAAAAAGCATTCCAAACTTCTGGATGCGACATTTTGACGGTAGCATATACCTGGATTAATTGTAAGTCAAAGACTTAACTACAAGTCCGATTTTCTTACCGGATTCTAACCTAAGTTTCGATCTTATTTTTATATCTTTAGAGTGAGTAATAATTCTGAATCCAAAATCTAAATCGTAAATCCTAATTCTGACCCGGTTACTGTACTGTATTGTGATGACATAAGCGTATAAAACAACCCATTTTAATCTCCATAGATACACAGGGTGACAAAACCGTATGCGAGCACGGGAGGGATTTCTATTGCCAAAATTTCAAAATATCTATCAACACAACAACAACCAAAATTTAAACTAAAATCAGCGTATGAAAAAAAGTCTACTCTTGTGGCTGTTTATAGCCATGAGCATGGCGCATGCCATGGCGCAGTCCCGGACCGTTTCGGGAAATGTCACCGATGCGAGGGACGGATCTCCGTTACCCGGTGCCACTGTCCGTATCAAAAGCTCTTCATTCGGCACTGTAACCGATGCCGCAGGTCGGTTCACCATCAAAGTATCATCTGATGCAGCTGTATTACAAGTCTCTTCCACCGGGTTCTTATTAAAGGAAGTACCGGTGGCCGGCAACAGCGAACTGAAAATTGCACTTTCCAGCGACGAAAAGGCCCTCAGCGAAGTGGTCGTTGTCGGATACGGTACGCAGGAACGTAGAAACGTAACAGGTTCCGTTGGTACTGTCAAAGGAGAATTACTCAAAAACCTCGCTTCACCAAGTTTTGACAGGCAACTGGCGGGTCAGATAACCGGTGTGCAGGTAGGCGTTTCTTCAGGTTCATTAGGCCAGCCAGCGCGTATCCGTATCAGAGGTGTAAACTCTATCACCAACAGTTCAGACCCGCTGTACGTGGTGGATGGAGTACCTTACATCTCCGGCGATCAGGGTGGTTCTGCTTCCGTATCCTACAATCCGCTGGGAGACATCAACCCCGCCGATATTGAAAGTGTGGAAGTACTGAAAGATGGTTCTGCCACCGCTATTTACGGGTCCCGTGCATCCAATGGCGTTGTGCTTATTACTACCAAAAAAGGAAAACATGGTAAGACCAACATTTCATATAATGCATGGCTGGCAGCAGCTACAGCGTCCAAACGTTTCGACCTTTTAGATGCGGATCAGTTTATCAGCATCACAAATGAGAAACTGAAAAAAGCCGGTCTCGCAGAAGCCGCCAAACCTACGCCTGATCCAAATGGTAAGCCATATAACACAGACTGGCAGGATATCATTCTGCGTACTGCTTTTCAACAGAACCACTCATTATCATTCAGCGGAGCAACCGATCAGACAAACTACTACTTCTCTCTTGGTTATGCCAACATGGATGGTATCTCATTAGGTAATGATCAGAAACGGTACAGCGTACGTGCCAAACTGGAACAAAAAGTACTGGACAGGGTTACATTTGGGATTAACATGGGTGTTTCCCATACAACTGATAACGGTTTGAACTCGGGTACAAATTCACTCTCAGGAAATGTTGGCGGTGCAATACGTCTCTTTCCCAACGTACCGGCACAATATGCCGACGGATCATATAACCTAAGTGCTGACAAACAACGTCTGGGTAAAGGCGCAAACACCCGTGAAATAGACGACAACTATACGAACCTGAAATATGTACTGGACCATAACGTATTCAGGAACCAGAGCCTGAATA from Chitinophaga filiformis carries:
- a CDS encoding serine hydrolase domain-containing protein — translated: MKYWYIVILSACTNLVAAQDIRVVRFAAGLDSIRTQLKIPGMAVAIKQDKNILLKQGFGFADLKEQVPVSAQTSFRVASVTKTFTSTLIMQLVAKGKLNLDDPISKYGLDLGNPNITVRHLLTHTSEGTPGMAFRYNGYRFGLLGPVMEKAAGMPFYRLLMEQILIPLKMTSSAPFISLHQFYEYRKSHPEMVPYFDTAFNRLAVPYNVTAAGEVVRMEYPGEFGAFGGLVTTAGDLLKYSDAIDSNLFITPALQQQVFTPNRTRNGVLTPYGFGWFVQQYRGMDFYWHYGQTPGESALFLKVPALRLTLAVTCNTDKLSQPFQLGDGDLFMSPVAQLFYHCFILNGEQPPHDLYNKELIDGATMALFNGDSLKARSLYGLYRKNNPVNGPGLPTGKLVAGIGEAGINRELSRPFTLSRPTRLRIYGVGENCSGDGSSWCDYGWITDHSGKTVWQMQGQAATHAGGAAKNQKVDQVITLPAGTYILHYKSDAGHAYNNWDSLPPDLFFWGILVLDATK
- a CDS encoding TonB-dependent receptor encodes the protein MRVEPRIYYDNFAEILVNNMTYSARIAIFGFLFCLLSFTVAAQQTIIKGAVRSGQGPLRYATVQITGTPVAAYTDKAGTYSIETNQQGTLTLTVTMPGYTSQSRIIQAGGEQTADWQLVPSLRELGEVIVSASRRPETLDNIPLSVTVLNHKTLEDNLAVTTDITQILANEVPGLAPSSQTNSNVGQSFRGRSVLIMVDGIPQSTPLRNGEVDLRSIDPGVLERIDVIKGATAIYGNGATGGLINYITLTPKDETPVAGRTSMNLTGSLAGLKGSVGGRLGQLLHGKLGKFDYAVNGVYERTGEWKDAKGKLLGPNYSLGETDSYNAFVKLGFTPARLQRIQLMYNYYNSQQNSNYTLVNGDYLKGQAATGVLGKQAGKPTGINGNHNLQLSWRADSLIGGTSLQTDAYYESRDDVFYVSFGRFEGGDGQSHTLSKKKGFRFMFSSPLGRTGTLSYGTDIVNDITSQPLVDGRVWVPEMNMFNVAPFAETQWTLLDDLILKGGIRVEKVKIGVDDYTTLRITNASGATVTPSFDVKGGDLKYTSTLFNAGIRYNRFPLFSPYASFSQGFSVSDIGLALRDAKVNDIKRINTEAVLVNNYELGFVSKLRQFRFELTGFISTSKLGSEMVYDAATDLFNVSRTPERVYGFEASAQYHPLANLDLSASFSYVEGKADTGRTGNYNVYLNNRRISAPKIGGSIQYRPLSTLEVQLHYSGIMKRDRFDKLSSGLYKGNEGIVKAYNLFNLNARYRATRSTVLTLGIENLFNADYFPARSQWFMIPGFYSKGKGAAFNIGIAVSY
- a CDS encoding SEL1-like repeat protein, which encodes MSHRIYLYNFNNTENRTPAEPKEGNILSAILPAIGNNNDETLMMMEWGYEFPFFLHPLFTGAPFLAPPLYNGDSGGIYADAAPGIAALKAFYSFIDQHADQLTDNPAEFREQKEKIFRFLDTKVRFNSFHLDAWDVFNMDDAPHQEQAEELLALIQDTNACIQAAISANDPGLLNECPDVLDNPYQLKSFRQFFSNSAYGYGWNVIRSGYFEDEEKDIPFKENGLMGLKDSQGNILVPALYDEVFIFPEGESFTVVKRDGKYGYVDRSGQPVTELKYDDAFDTFNGYAIVETGKKQFLVQPGMPEPVTGYDDLQLISEVPQLYAVANKGNYGVIDTSLTLKLPYTFRADIELVYAGEIPLLSAYHTSGARHFYTPAFTRIGDDSIDKVAWAGTLNDAHLLAVSQFHNDGKMQRSGLVATDGRTLLPFIYQDISAAHDDVVIVKHNGKYGMYAASKGWILEAEYSRITYLADKAFIITQAKKEGLYLADKALIPAIYQKITTNVCWNNEGGWDTLALNTDAAFCIDHLGNVQQLSTAGIAERLAQNMRHLYNNKELQLLTTLAGEDLPPDMLYQKGFDALEKQQYEEAIRYYRLAAAKGDGGAMNDLGYLYETADGYIDDTLAFEWYQRGTAAGSPHAANGLANCYLNGVGTTPDISKAVELYEQSAAKHIPHAHYNLGMLYYNGEHVEQDDSKALQHFTYASRMGYECHNYAGVLCERSGDYKNAMDAYKAGVKYNDENCAYNLGRLYQGGWGVEPDARKAIHWYTKAVELGAVDAHLELRRLYLFNDEVKDEAKGMEHEQMARDAGLELP
- a CDS encoding DUF421 domain-containing protein, whose protein sequence is MKSYEIWIDDWMRILFGNVPTLFFVEIILRVLFVFLLLVFSMRMMGKRMASQLSRNEMVAMSSLAAAIGIPIQAPDRGLLPALIVAIIVIFGQRMIAKLATKSERFERKSQGDLGVLVADGTMNIKEMASTRISRERLFAQLRSEGIKHLGQVSRLYFEANGTFTLINSKNPKPGLSVLPEEDEEFVKKHVKYVNDKNVCLHCGNDSGLNESDRCPKCGHGEFMHPVNPDSV
- a CDS encoding DUF421 domain-containing protein, encoding MDKATIKITDLKRIVFGEAPAEYMLEVFGRTIIIYFFLLLIIRLLGKRMSGQLTTIDLSITIMLGAIVAPPMQAPDRGILLGIFILFLVFLFHRDLSWWGVKNKKIEELTFGNMSILVKEGLLQLEEMSKTRVSRAQLYSLLRQKKIYNLGEVDRIYLEACGMFSIFKAAKPKAGLSLFPSADKGVHDYQHKVAENVYACQHCGATEEVKEKDTKCKNCGAQKWDSAVI